Proteins encoded together in one Candidatus Sulfotelmatobacter sp. window:
- a CDS encoding protein kinase, producing MTGLGREPNITAERPLMIGQQVSHYRILGKLGGGGMGVVYEGEDLKLGRHVALKFIPENLAHDPKSLERFTREARAASQLNHPNICTIHGIEDNEGHPFIVMEKLDGESLKQHISGQPMKVEEVLDVGVQVADALVASHTKGIVHRDIKPANIFLTPTGQVKVLDFGLAKLVHGMGPESDGNNDNSLTAVGVIPGTAVYMSPEQARSETIDARSDLFSFGVVLYEMSTGKKPFTGNNSLVTLDAVLHAKPTPPKDLNPKVPVELEGIIGKAMEKDRNHRYQSAADMRSDLALLKRETESGTVKSGTNTAILRAASRTFGRNSSWQIYLVLGMAALLVTVLASVGAWWYKHREVANEEQRNAIAVLPLQNMNGDINIDYLRFALADELSNVLTYSRSLEVRPSSVTRKYVALDLDPKVVGKDLRVGRLLQGHFMKQGDMLTVTLEAIDVPTDRLLWQGTVTAKADDMIGLQDQLVTQVQRGLLPILGGGAGTNEAAASRPKNQQAYDFYLRSVAVPHDPGPNKEAIKMLEWAVGIDPSYAPAWEALGQRYYWDSIYGGGGESVFQRSNSAYERALSLDPNRGMAASNLITARVERGELGRAYDAATNLVQRRPQSADAHFALSYVLRYAGLLDRSTQECNSARALDPGNYAFRSCAWSFLEMGKTDRAMDFVHLDAGSEWAAWVTPYVHLAEGNVREAHASAGSMGKGPTYHRELMEACTAQQRPADLARIVRENEASVMMEPDAEAWYHVGALMAACGQNEPALRLLKAAVQQNYCANAALLDDPLLKDLRKDTAFDEVLTASSKCEAALKEGRQ from the coding sequence CGCCACGTCGCTCTGAAGTTCATTCCCGAAAATCTGGCCCACGACCCCAAGTCGCTGGAGCGCTTTACTCGCGAGGCGCGCGCCGCCTCGCAACTCAATCATCCCAATATTTGCACCATCCACGGTATTGAAGACAACGAGGGGCACCCCTTCATTGTCATGGAAAAGCTCGATGGCGAGAGCCTGAAGCAGCATATCTCCGGGCAACCCATGAAGGTGGAGGAAGTGCTCGACGTCGGGGTGCAGGTGGCAGATGCGCTGGTGGCATCGCACACAAAAGGAATCGTGCACCGCGACATCAAGCCGGCCAATATCTTTCTGACTCCCACTGGGCAGGTGAAGGTGCTCGACTTTGGCTTGGCCAAACTTGTGCACGGCATGGGACCGGAGAGCGACGGCAACAACGACAATTCCCTTACGGCCGTGGGCGTCATCCCCGGTACGGCAGTGTATATGTCGCCGGAGCAGGCTCGCAGCGAGACCATCGACGCCCGCAGCGATCTGTTTTCGTTTGGCGTTGTCCTTTATGAGATGTCGACCGGCAAAAAGCCATTCACCGGCAACAACTCCCTGGTCACGCTTGACGCCGTGCTGCACGCGAAACCGACGCCGCCGAAAGATTTAAATCCCAAGGTTCCGGTTGAACTGGAAGGGATCATCGGCAAGGCGATGGAGAAGGATCGCAACCACCGCTACCAGAGCGCGGCGGATATGCGTTCCGACCTGGCCCTGCTCAAGCGTGAAACCGAGTCGGGCACAGTCAAGAGTGGAACCAATACTGCGATCCTGCGCGCCGCCTCGCGAACCTTTGGCCGGAATTCGTCGTGGCAGATATATCTGGTGCTGGGCATGGCGGCTCTGCTGGTCACGGTATTGGCATCGGTAGGGGCGTGGTGGTACAAGCATCGAGAAGTGGCGAACGAGGAGCAGCGTAACGCGATCGCCGTACTGCCGCTGCAAAACATGAACGGCGATATCAACATCGACTACCTGCGCTTCGCGCTGGCCGATGAATTGTCGAATGTATTGACCTATTCGCGCTCGCTGGAAGTGCGGCCGTCCTCGGTTACTCGGAAATATGTGGCTCTCGATCTCGATCCGAAAGTCGTGGGCAAGGATCTGCGCGTCGGGCGGTTGCTGCAAGGGCACTTCATGAAGCAGGGCGACATGTTGACGGTGACGCTGGAGGCGATCGACGTGCCCACCGACCGACTGCTCTGGCAGGGCACGGTTACGGCCAAAGCCGACGACATGATTGGGTTACAGGATCAACTGGTCACCCAGGTGCAGCGCGGCTTGTTGCCGATTTTAGGTGGTGGCGCTGGCACAAACGAAGCCGCCGCCTCCCGACCGAAGAACCAGCAGGCCTATGACTTCTATTTGCGCAGCGTCGCGGTCCCGCACGATCCGGGGCCGAATAAGGAAGCCATCAAGATGTTGGAGTGGGCGGTGGGCATCGACCCCAGCTATGCGCCAGCCTGGGAGGCTCTGGGCCAGAGATATTATTGGGACTCTATTTACGGCGGCGGCGGCGAGTCCGTGTTCCAACGATCGAATTCGGCCTACGAACGGGCCTTGTCGCTCGATCCGAATCGGGGGATGGCCGCCAGCAATCTGATTACCGCTCGGGTGGAGCGGGGCGAACTCGGACGCGCCTACGATGCGGCTACCAACCTGGTGCAGCGGCGCCCACAAAGCGCCGACGCTCACTTCGCGCTCAGCTATGTGCTGCGTTACGCGGGCCTACTCGATCGCTCGACTCAGGAATGCAACTCGGCGCGAGCTCTCGACCCCGGCAACTATGCCTTCCGCTCCTGCGCGTGGTCGTTCCTGGAAATGGGCAAGACCGACCGGGCCATGGACTTTGTGCACCTGGATGCGGGTTCGGAATGGGCCGCCTGGGTCACTCCCTATGTGCATCTGGCCGAGGGCAACGTACGAGAAGCGCACGCCAGCGCAGGCAGCATGGGCAAGGGCCCAACCTATCACCGCGAACTCATGGAGGCCTGCACGGCGCAGCAACGTCCGGCGGATCTGGCACGAATTGTGCGTGAGAATGAAGCTTCGGTCATGATGGAGCCCGATGCCGAAGCCTGGTATCACGTGGGCGCGCTGATGGCGGCGTGCGGGCAGAATGAACCCGCACTGCGTCTGCTGAAGGCCGCCGTGCAGCAGAACTATTGCGCGAACGCCGCTCTGCTCGACGATCCCCTGCTGAAGGATCTGCGCAAAGACACTGCCTTCGATGAAGTGCTAACGGCCTCGAGCAAATGCGAGGCAGCTTTGAAGGAAGGGCGTCAGTAG
- a CDS encoding TIM barrel protein yields the protein MRKITRRAALKASVVGAAFGIPSVAMTFDGAILRKGHIHQSVCRWCYQKIPLDQLAEYAARIGLRGVDLLQPDEYEIPRRYGLLCTMGYAGGGEIGKALNRVDNHATIEQAFRTNIPRAAKAGMPNVIAFSGNRGGMSDEEGARNTIAGLNRVKKIAEDHGVTICMELLNSKRDHPDYMCDHTAWGVRVIEEVNSPNVKLLYDIYHMQIMEGDLIETIRRNIQWIGHFHTGGVPGRHELDRTQEVQWDAVMRAIVGTDYGGYVAHEFVPSGDPLASLGKAADLCDV from the coding sequence ATGCGGAAAATTACACGGCGGGCAGCCCTGAAGGCTTCGGTTGTCGGAGCGGCCTTCGGGATACCTTCCGTTGCGATGACTTTTGATGGAGCGATACTACGCAAGGGCCACATTCATCAATCAGTCTGCCGCTGGTGCTATCAGAAAATTCCTCTGGACCAACTGGCGGAATATGCCGCAAGAATCGGGCTGCGCGGCGTCGACCTGCTGCAGCCTGACGAGTACGAAATTCCGCGCCGCTATGGCTTGCTATGCACCATGGGATACGCTGGTGGCGGAGAGATCGGCAAAGCTCTCAATCGGGTCGATAATCATGCCACGATTGAGCAGGCATTCCGCACGAATATTCCTCGCGCGGCGAAGGCGGGCATGCCCAATGTGATTGCTTTTTCGGGAAATCGTGGCGGAATGTCGGACGAGGAAGGCGCGCGCAACACGATTGCCGGGCTCAATCGAGTCAAAAAAATCGCCGAAGATCACGGCGTAACCATCTGCATGGAGTTGCTCAACAGCAAGCGCGACCATCCCGATTACATGTGCGACCACACGGCCTGGGGCGTTCGCGTGATCGAAGAAGTCAATTCTCCAAACGTGAAACTGCTGTACGACATTTACCACATGCAGATCATGGAAGGTGATCTCATTGAGACAATCCGGCGAAACATCCAGTGGATTGGCCACTTTCACACCGGCGGCGTTCCGGGCCGCCACGAACTTGATCGCACACAGGAAGTTCAGTGGGACGCAGTGATGCGAGCCATCGTGGGCACTGATTACGGTGGGTATGTGGCGCATGAATTTGTTCCGTCCGGAGACCCGCTGGCTTCGCTGGGTAAAGCAGCCGATTTGTGCGACGTGTAG
- a CDS encoding PIG-L family deacetylase, giving the protein MRHSGSPSLLRPDRRRASFRIFSSVIPAIVHRLRIFGVSLVCFLAILSLGARAQAPVADKSSAQPSSSNVQAPLNVDADPPGLLYQGIPEDIPQDQGLPGLRLELLRLGTTARLMQVVAHPDDEDGGMLTLEARGHGVSTLLMTLNRGEGGQNKIGSNLSDVLGVLRTLELLASDQSYGIQDRFSRVADFGYSKSAEETFQKWGGHDIALADMVRVVRTFRPDVLVARFSGTERDGHGHHQASSILTQEAFHAAADPKRFPEQVAEGLLPWQAKKLYIGNVCGFGAMSCPDKDWTLKLNTGERNLALGMSYAQFAMQGLRHQKSQGAANWTLDDGDRFTFYRLVASVVPSTLDKDGHEKSFFDGIDTTFPALVSSSVSGEKQPSELRQQLTEIAKLVAQAAELAKGNDARAATAPLMKIVTGLNRVSNEIRDAGMTPKTKLDLLTRIAEKQQQAETALNLALGVSLTANVSADAAANAHTPKETDALTAVSPDQEFFVAVTFHNGSQQSLLIDHIKLEVPTGWNTISGKTRPETVKPGDDLHANFRLRVPKDTPFTRPYWHRDNPDVEAINRVDNEKYATLPFPPPALRARVEYTTGTSGTQTRNGINAVVVTPFVDDAGKQRTRPLAIVPAFSVMLEPGTQVIPTHNGSTTMVAVGVTGNLMRPTHGVLRLELPEGWRSEPAQFAIEIKKRGEKQDFQFKVFTTALQEGRTTIHAVLESDGEKYAEGYTLVTREDLGGFYYYQPARQRVSIVDVQAPHELKVGYIMGAGDDIPTVLKQVGMDVTLIPAEKIATEDLNKYGTIVLGIRAYDTQKDVVANNKKLLDFVSAGGTLVVQYNASWQDFNAGKFTPYPADLSRARVSVEEAPVEILAPQDSVFHYPNTITAHDFDGWVQERGLYFMSSWDDHYTPLLSCHDPKEEPQKGGLLRAQYGKGTYIYTGYAFFRQLPAGVPGAVRLYVNLLSAGHEKK; this is encoded by the coding sequence GTGAGACATTCCGGATCCCCTAGCCTGCTGCGGCCGGATCGGCGCCGCGCTTCCTTCCGAATTTTTTCCAGCGTCATTCCGGCTATCGTTCATCGCCTGCGAATCTTTGGCGTTAGTCTTGTCTGTTTCCTCGCGATCCTTTCTCTTGGCGCGAGGGCGCAAGCGCCAGTCGCCGACAAATCCAGCGCACAGCCGTCCTCGAGCAATGTTCAGGCCCCCCTCAACGTCGATGCCGATCCCCCCGGCTTGTTGTACCAAGGCATCCCCGAGGACATTCCGCAGGATCAAGGACTGCCCGGTTTACGGCTCGAACTGTTGCGCCTCGGAACGACGGCGCGACTGATGCAGGTGGTCGCGCATCCCGACGACGAAGATGGCGGTATGTTGACTCTGGAGGCGCGCGGGCACGGCGTCAGCACGCTGCTGATGACCCTGAATCGCGGTGAGGGCGGCCAGAACAAAATCGGCAGCAATTTGTCGGACGTGCTCGGCGTGCTGCGGACCCTGGAATTGCTGGCGTCCGATCAAAGCTATGGCATCCAGGATCGGTTTTCCCGCGTCGCGGATTTTGGTTACTCAAAGAGCGCCGAAGAGACTTTTCAAAAGTGGGGTGGGCACGATATCGCGCTGGCGGATATGGTGCGGGTGGTTCGAACCTTTCGCCCGGATGTGCTGGTGGCGCGCTTCTCCGGCACGGAGCGCGATGGCCACGGCCACCATCAGGCGTCGAGCATTTTGACGCAGGAAGCGTTCCATGCTGCGGCCGATCCTAAGCGCTTTCCCGAACAGGTCGCCGAGGGCTTGCTTCCCTGGCAGGCGAAGAAGTTATATATCGGCAACGTCTGCGGTTTCGGGGCGATGAGCTGTCCGGACAAAGACTGGACTCTGAAGTTGAACACCGGTGAGCGCAACTTGGCGCTCGGCATGTCCTATGCGCAGTTCGCGATGCAAGGCTTGCGGCACCAGAAGTCGCAAGGCGCCGCCAACTGGACCTTGGACGACGGCGATCGGTTTACATTTTACCGCCTGGTGGCTTCGGTTGTGCCTTCCACTCTGGATAAAGATGGACACGAGAAAAGTTTCTTTGATGGCATTGATACAACGTTTCCCGCTCTCGTGTCTTCTTCAGTTTCAGGAGAGAAGCAGCCTTCGGAACTCCGTCAACAGTTAACCGAGATTGCCAAGTTGGTGGCGCAGGCGGCCGAGCTCGCAAAAGGAAATGACGCCAGAGCCGCGACAGCCCCGTTGATGAAGATCGTGACCGGGCTGAATCGCGTCAGCAATGAGATTCGCGACGCCGGCATGACACCGAAGACAAAGCTCGATTTATTGACTCGCATTGCGGAGAAGCAGCAACAGGCAGAGACCGCACTGAATCTGGCACTGGGCGTGAGCCTTACTGCAAATGTTTCAGCGGACGCAGCGGCAAATGCTCACACGCCCAAAGAAACAGATGCGCTAACTGCGGTTTCGCCGGACCAGGAATTTTTCGTAGCCGTGACCTTTCACAACGGATCGCAGCAGTCGCTGTTAATCGATCACATCAAGCTGGAAGTTCCCACCGGATGGAACACCATCAGCGGGAAAACCCGGCCCGAGACGGTCAAGCCGGGAGACGATTTGCACGCGAATTTCCGGCTGCGCGTCCCGAAAGATACGCCTTTCACGCGGCCCTATTGGCATCGCGACAATCCGGATGTAGAAGCCATAAATCGCGTCGACAATGAGAAGTACGCGACGCTTCCCTTCCCCCCTCCGGCTCTGCGGGCACGCGTGGAGTATACGACCGGAACAAGCGGAACCCAGACACGAAACGGGATCAACGCAGTCGTGGTCACTCCGTTTGTCGATGATGCCGGAAAGCAGCGCACACGGCCGCTGGCAATTGTGCCCGCATTTTCGGTGATGCTGGAACCGGGAACGCAGGTGATTCCCACGCATAACGGATCAACGACGATGGTCGCCGTGGGTGTGACCGGTAATCTGATGCGCCCGACGCATGGGGTGCTGCGGCTAGAATTGCCCGAGGGCTGGCGCTCAGAGCCAGCCCAGTTCGCCATTGAAATAAAAAAACGGGGGGAGAAACAGGACTTCCAGTTCAAGGTCTTCACCACCGCTTTGCAGGAAGGGCGTACCACGATCCACGCCGTGTTGGAATCCGACGGCGAAAAGTACGCCGAGGGATACACGCTGGTCACACGCGAAGATCTCGGCGGCTTCTATTACTACCAGCCCGCCCGGCAGCGCGTGAGCATTGTCGACGTACAGGCGCCGCATGAATTGAAGGTGGGATACATCATGGGCGCGGGCGACGACATTCCGACGGTGCTGAAGCAGGTCGGAATGGATGTCACGCTGATTCCGGCCGAGAAGATCGCGACCGAAGATTTGAATAAATATGGAACAATCGTGCTCGGGATTCGCGCCTACGACACGCAGAAAGACGTAGTCGCAAATAATAAAAAGCTCCTCGACTTCGTCTCCGCCGGCGGCACGCTGGTCGTGCAATATAACGCGAGCTGGCAAGATTTTAATGCCGGCAAATTCACTCCTTACCCCGCCGACCTAAGCCGGGCGCGGGTTTCGGTCGAGGAGGCTCCCGTGGAAATTCTGGCGCCACAAGATTCGGTCTTCCACTATCCCAACACGATAACCGCCCACGATTTCGACGGATGGGTACAGGAGCGCGGCTTGTACTTCATGAGTAGTTGGGACGATCATTACACCCCGCTGCTGTCGTGCCACGATCCCAAAGAAGAACCCCA